TCCGCCATTTGCGGATCAGAAATTCGACGATCTGTTCGCGGCCGACCGGAAACTCGGCCCGATTGCGCCAGCGGCTGTCGACGGTATAGGCCAAGGCGACACGTTCGGGATTTCGATTATTCCAGGCGTCTTCCGCCATGCGGACTTTTTGCGCGGCGGTTTCGCGGGTAAACGGAGGAAAGGGCGGTCGCGGTTCATGGATGACGGTCACGGAAAACTCCTTAGCGGTGAGTGAAGACGGGAGAAATGCCGGATTTTAATGCCGGCAGGCCTATTGTATTCCGAAATCTCGACGAGAAAATATCTCATCCCTTTTCACTCATAAACCATAACTGCATGGCCGGCAATTTGACGCGCAAATTCGGCAATCACCTGGAAGGAAAACCGTGTACACCTTTTATGGCCGACATGAAAGTCCGGCTCGGTAGGGACTACGTTTATCCGGATGTCGTCGTCGATTGCAGCAAAATGAGCGGTTCCGACATGTTTTCGGAAAACCCGGCGCTGATCGTCGAAGTGCTGTCGAAGTCAACCCGAAAAACCGATACGGCGGTGAAACTTTTACGCTACATCAACCTGCCGTCATTGCAGGAATATGTCTTGATCGAGCCGGATTTTGTTTGGATGAGGTGGTTTGCTTCGCGAAACCGCCCTACAGTAGGTAGCTGAGTAGGTCGGGCACGCTTTTTTGTGCCCGACATGGCAGGGGGTCAATGGGGTAGCGGCTGCGGATTGTCGCAATAGCCCTTGCGGATTCGCCGTCAGGCAATCCGCCATCGCTTTGCAGCCGGTTGGCGTTTTGCGATCGCGAAAACACCCTACAACAGAGGATGGGTAAGGCGGAACGCGCTAGCGGTTCCGCCATCAGGGTTTCAATATCAACGGCCATCGAGCATCGTGACGAAGGCGTCGCTCCCACAACGCTATACCAACTTGATCACATCCAGCGCGCCGTCGAAAACCAGCCCTTTCAAAGGCGTGGTGCCGACAATTTCGATCTGAAAATCGCCGTCGTCAAAACTGCCATTGCCGTTCAGATCCATCTGCAATACACCGTTTCGATAGGCTACGCCATTATCGTCATTCAACGTCGCGCCGATGGCCACTTTGCGCGCCGTGATATCGGAGAGCGCCTGCCCGCCCAGCTTCAACTGGCTCAATATCGCCGCATCGAAGCCGAGCCGGCTGCCTTTACCGTCGATGAGCCGATCGTGCCCGTTCGCTTCCAGGTCGGCGGCCGCCCAATAATACAGATCGCGCCCGGCCCCGCCGACCAGCATATCGGCGCCCTTGCCGCCGGTCAGTTTATCGCGGCCGCCGGCGCCATAGAGGATATCGTCGGCGGCGCCGCCATTCAGATCATTGGCTTTATTATCGCCAATCAGAGTATCGGACTGCGGGCTGCCCGTCATCGGCAGCGCCGCTTTCGGCCCTTTGCCGT
The genomic region above belongs to Methylomicrobium agile and contains:
- a CDS encoding Uma2 family endonuclease; the encoded protein is MPDFNAGRPIVFRNLDEKISHPFSLINHNCMAGNLTRKFGNHLEGKPCTPFMADMKVRLGRDYVYPDVVVDCSKMSGSDMFSENPALIVEVLSKSTRKTDTAVKLLRYINLPSLQEYVLIEPDFVWMRWFASRNRPTVGS